A region of the Nitrospirota bacterium genome:
CACCCCCGCTAAAAAAGTTATAACCCTTGAATTTACTTTAATATTATCTTAGTATTCAAAGGGATGTCAAGTAACTTGTAACCCTTCCGATGAACGCCGTAAATTAGTTACATGCCCAACTACATGCTTGTCAACTTTATATAACCACTATCATGTTGACAATCAACAGTTCCTGTAATAATATTCGAGAATATATTTTGCAAGATTAATGCCTGTATCAATTTACGCATTTCTATGAGAGAACAAATAGACACCATATGTGAAAAAGCCTTGTCGGGCAAGGGGATAACGCATGATGAGGCTGAATTCATATTACAGATTGATAACAGCTGCCTGTCATACTTATTGGCATTGACAGAGAGGGTGCGTCAAACTTACAACGGCAGCAAAATAGAACTCTGCTCTGTGATTAATGCCCGGTCAGGAGGATGCAGTGAAGACTGTTCCTTTTGCACCCAATCTGTCTATGCTTCATCAGATGCAGCTACATACCCTCTTTTATCTTTGGATGTAATCCTGGAAGGTGCACGGTCGGCTAAGTCTAACGGGGCTGTAAAATTTTGTCTTGCCACAAGCGGCGCCGGCATTACTAACAGCAGGGAACTGGATAGGCTTTGTGATGCTGCGAAAAAGATACGAACTGAAGTTGGTATCGAAGTCTGCGCGACTCTTGGGGCCATGTCCCTGGAGCAGATGATTGCAATGAAGGATGCAGGTTTGACACGTTTCCATCACAACCTCGAAACAGCAGAATCATATTTTCCGTCAATATGCACAACCCACACATACAGGGACAGGATTGAACAGGTTGCAGTCGCAAAGGAGGCCGGTCTGTCCACATGCAGCGGAGGGATATTCGGCATGGGGGAATCAATTGAACAGAGGGTTGAGCTGGCATTTGCCCTGATGGAACTGGATGCAGATTCAGTGCCGGTAAATTTTCTTATGCCGCCCTCAGGCACTGCCCTGGGCCATATAACACCCATTGAGCCTGCTGCTGCACTTAAAACAATTGCCATGCTCAGACTCCTGATGCCTGACAAGGAAATTCGGGTGTGCGGCGGGAGGATGACTGCACTGCATGACCTTCATCCACTCATCTTTGCGAGCGGCGCCAATGGCATGATGATAGGAAATTATCTGACGAGGAGCGGCAGGGAACCTCATAAAGACCTGCAAATGTTAAAAGACCTGGGCCTGACAATTGAGTCTCTATAGCGTTCGAATGCGTGCCTCATTAAATGACGGGCATATGTCCGGAGCTGAACGTCTTGTGAATGGGGATTTTGTGCAGGTAATTCCTGAACTGTTGCATCAGTCTATATCCTCTTATAACATGCCTGACAGTATCATTTTTTCTGTAGATACAATTGACCCTTCATCTGTTGTATATACTCCACCTCTCACTATAGGAACGATTAATTCATCACGACCTGAAGAAGCAGCAGCGATATCTTCTGACATCCTCAACATGAATGGAGTATCCTCTCCCGCAATTGAGAGGGCGTTTTATCTGCTCAGCACTGGTCCTTCTCCAGACCGCAGAAATATGCGGGGAGCAATCATCATGGACGCAGCGACAGGAGAGCGGGTGGAACCAGATTCATCAAGGGGTGTCAGGGTTACACGTGCTGACTTCACCAGTGATGAAAGGCTCTCGATAATAAAAAGTCTGATGGAAGAGGGTATCTTTCACAGAAGGGTTATGGATGCACTTGCCATTGCTACTAAGGTTGCGGTTAGAAATGAATCAGTTGCTGAGCTATGCTGGTCTGATGATCCTGAATATACTACCGGATACGTTGCCTCACGAAATAGCGGATATATGCGTATGACTAACATGAAGAAGAGAGGGAACATGATAGGCGGAAGGGTATTCTTTGTAAACCTTCAGGGATTTAATTTGCAAGAATATATATATTATCTTGAAAAACAACCAGTGATAATAGGTGGAAGGGTTACTCCTTAACCTGATGAACATTGATAACGAATTACTTCATGAATTAAGAGAGCTAAAAGATTCACATCTCCTTAGAGTGCTTAAGAGGGTTGACTCAGCTCAATCATCAAGGATCATAATAGAGGGAAAAGAGTATATTAACCTCTGCTCCAACGACTACCTTGGACTTGCGGATCACCCCTCATTAAAAGAGGCAGTTATTGAATCAGTGAAGAAGTATGGAACCGGAGCAGGGGCTTCAAGGCTTGTATCGGGCAATATGGAATTACATGAGACACTCGAGGGCGCCACTGCACAATTTAAGGGGACTGAAGATGCTCTTCTGTTTAATTCAGGATACATGGCTAACACAGGCATTATCCAGGCCCTTGCCTCAGAAGGGGATGCAATTTTCAGCGATGAATTAAACCATGCAAGCATAATTGACGGATGCAGGCTGAGCAAGGCGAAGGTATTTATCTACAGACACAAGGATGCAGGGCATCTCAGGTCATTGATTATGCAAACTACTGAGAAGGGAAACAGGGCTTACAGAAGGAGAATTGCAGTTACTGAAAGCGTCTTCAGTATGGACGGTGATATAGTACCATTAAATGATATAGTAAAGGTGATTGAAGAGTTTGAAGGCATACTTATAGTTGACGATGCACATGCAACTGGTGTCCTCGGGCGTTCCGGCCGGGGTTCATTTGAACACTTCGGGGTCAACAACAGTTCTCATATACAGATGGGAACATACGGCAAGGCCCTTGGTTCGTTTGGGGCGTATGCTGCAGGAACCTCACTGTTGAAAAACTACCTTATAAATAAAGCGAGGACTTTTATTTATACTACTGCCCTGCCTCCTTCTGTCATGGCTGCGTCAATAGCAGCATTAAGAATACTCCAAAATGATGAAGAATTACTTGAAGTACTTTGGGTAACCACACGTTTATTCAGGGATGGGCTCTCGGCACTAGGTTATAATACCATGCAGAGTGAAACACCGATCATTCCTATTTACGTCGGTGATACGGAAAAGGCTCTTAGGTTTTCACAGAGATTATTTGATGAAGGTATATACGCTGCGCCGATACGTCCTCCAACAGTACCGGAAGGGGGTTGCAGGATAAGGACAACTGTAACAGCGGCACACAGCCTTGAAGATATTGAACGCAGTATTGAAGTGTTTAAAAATGTCGGAAGAGAGTTAGGATTAATCTGATATAAGACAGCAGGTATTCTCTGGTGAAAAAGGTTGCTATCATAACAGGCGCCTCAGGCGGGCTCGGACATGCACTATCATTAAGGTTTACTGAAGGCGGGTTTGCTGTTGCCGTTCATTATTATCAAAATAAAAAGGCCGCTGATGAATTGGTCAGCATGGTCAGGTCAAATGGCGGCGAGGCCGGACTTTTCTATTGTGATGTAAGATCTTCAGGTGATGTAACATCCATGATTGATATGATTGCTGAAAGATGGGGCAATATTGATGTATTGATTAATAACGCTGCTATTAGCATAGACAATCTTCTTATCAGAACAGATCAGGCAGAATGGGAAAACATTATCGCCACTAATCTCACAGGTTCATTTTATACAATAAGGGCAGTTTCAAAATATATGATGAAGAAAAAAAAGGGACATATCATTAATATTTCATCATTGGTGGGGTTAAAAGGACATGCAGGGCAATGTGCATATTCATCAGCAAAGGCCGGTCTGATCGGATTAACAAAGTCAACAGCACTGGAACTGGGAAGATTCAATATATATGTTAATGCGATCCTTCCAGGCTTCATGAAAACAGCTATGACAGAGTCAATACCTGAACAGGACCGGGATAGTATCATTAATTCCAATGCACTTATGATGTCACAGGACATCAGCGAGGTTGCTGAGTTTGTTTATCACCTGTCTAACATGACCCGGATCTCCGGGCAGGTCTTTAATACTGACAGCAGGATATTATGAGAAGCAATGAGCAATGAGTAATGAGTAAGGGGGAAAAGACTCGGGGGATCTTTATAACCGGCACCGGCACTGGCGTTGGTAAGACGGTTGTGGCCGCTGGCATAGCAGCTGCATTGAGGGTAAGGGACATCAGTGTAGGGGTCATGAAGCCTGTACACACGGGGTGCATGCTCGATAACGAGCGGCTTGTACCTGAAGACTCACTCTTCCTCGCCAGGGCCGCAGGGTCTAAAGATTCCGAAGAGCTGATCACTCCTTTCATGTTTAAAGAACCGGCGGCGCCATACGCGGCGGCAAGAGAACATAATATAGTCATAGATATCAACAAAATCGCAGACTGTTTCAACGAACTATGCAGAAGACATGATTATGTTATTGTTGAGGGGATCGGGGGCGTACTTGTTCCTGTTACAAAAGACTTCTTTGTTGCAGACCTTATCAAGCTGCTCAATATACCTGTAATATTGGTAACAAGACCCGATCTCGGTTCCATTAATCACACGATGCTGTCCATACACTGTCTGAAGACGAAAAAGATTAATTTAAGCGGCATTGTCATAAGTAATTGCAGGGCTGGGAGCGGCAATTTTGCAGAAAAAACCTTCCAGGATACAATAGAAACCCTATCTGACATTCCCGTGATTGGGACATTGCCTTACATAACAGATTTAAATATGCTGATCTGTTCAGACGCCATGAAGTCCCCTGATCTTTTCCTTAAGATTGCGGACACTCTTTTTGATATCTGACGATGAAAGGATGGCTGATATTACTGCAGCTCCATCAGCGCCGCATCTTATTACATCCTGAATATTTTCATTACTGATACCGCCAATTGCAATTAATGGAATGGAGATGGCATTCCTGACCCTGCGTATTACCCCGGGACCGAGTGGCTCTGTAACCATCTTCGTACCAGAGTTGAATATGGGACCAAGACCAATATAGTTTATACCGGAAGATCCGGCCTCCATTGCCTCATTATAGCTGTGTGTAGAGAGGCCGATGATCTTGTCCTCTCCCAGTATCCGCCTTGCTACATGAACAGGGATGTCATCCTGTCCGAGATGAACGCCATCCGCATCAACTGCAAGGGCAAGGGCAGGGTCGTCATTTATAATAAATGGGATCCCTGTACCTGATGTGAGGTTACGCAGCCTTTTTGCCGTGCATAATGCATCCTTTTTGGGCAATCCCTTCTCTCTGTATTGTAATACATCAATGCCTGCATCAATAGCATCAGCAGCTATGGATATAATGTCCCTGGCTGTATATTGCTGATCAAGGATAAGGTATATGCCTTTAATCCGGTTCACTCGAAATGGCCTTTCAAATCCCCCCTGACCCCCCTTTTCTAAAGTGGGGTAACTAATTTCTCCCTTTGAAAATTGGGGATTACGGTTCAACGCTTAGAGGTAAAAAGATGTTCAACCAAATTGGTAGAGTATTTACCTGCCCTGAACTCCCGGCTTTTCAGGACCATTTTGTGGAATGGAATCGTAGTCTTGATACCTTCAATCACGTACTCATCAAGAGCGCGGCACATTTTGTCAATGGCCTCTTCCCTGTCTTCACCGTAGGCTATAAGCTTTGCTATGACAGAGTCGTAGTACTGAGGTACAGTATAGCCGGCATACGCCGCAGAATCTACCCTTATACCAGGGCCTCCAGGTACACAGTACGCTGTTATAAGACCGGGAGACGGTGTGAATTTCTCTGAATCCTCCGCGTTAATCCTGCACTCAATGCTGTGTCCCTTGATCCGTATGTCCTTTTGTGAATATCGTATTTTCTCACCTGCAGCTATCCTTATCTGCTCTTTAATGAGGTCTACACCCGTCACCATCTCGGTTATTGGATGCTCCACCTGTATTCTGGTATTCATTTCCATGAAATAATAATTATTCTGATCATCTACAAGAAACTCTATCGTACCAGCGCTTACGTAATTTACAAACTTTACGGCCTTTAAAGCCACTTCTCCCATCTTCTTCCTCATCTTCTCATCAACCACAGGTGAGGGAGCTTCTTCGATCAGCTTCTGGTGTCTTCGCTGGACCGAGCAGTCTCTCTCTCCAAGATGAATGGCATTGCCTGAACTGTCCCCAAGCACCTGAACCTCTATATGTTTGGGGTTATTAAAGAACTTTTCAATATACACATCGTCGCTGCCGAATGACGCCTTTGCCTCTGCCCGGGCCATCAGAAATGTATTCACCAGTTCCTGTTCCTTGTGAACGACACGCATCCCCCTGCCGCCGCCGCCTGCTACCGCCTTTATTATTACAGGGAATCCAATCTCTTTAACAACATCCAGAGCATCTTTCTCTGTAGCGACAACGCCGCGGCTGCCAGGCATAATAGGAACACCGCATTTCGTCATCGTCTCCTTGGCCTTTGCCTTATC
Encoded here:
- the accC gene encoding acetyl-CoA carboxylase biotin carboxylase subunit gives rise to the protein MFHKILIANRGEIALRIIRACKELGIKTVAIYSTADETALHARFADERVCVGPADSAQSYRNIPNILSAAEITDAEAIHPGYGFLAENAHFAEACEAAGIVFIGPTPDNIALMGDKAKAKETMTKCGVPIMPGSRGVVATEKDALDVVKEIGFPVIIKAVAGGGGRGMRVVHKEQELVNTFLMARAEAKASFGSDDVYIEKFFNNPKHIEVQVLGDSSGNAIHLGERDCSVQRRHQKLIEEAPSPVVDEKMRKKMGEVALKAVKFVNYVSAGTIEFLVDDQNNYYFMEMNTRIQVEHPITEMVTGVDLIKEQIRIAAGEKIRYSQKDIRIKGHSIECRINAEDSEKFTPSPGLITAYCVPGGPGIRVDSAAYAGYTVPQYYDSVIAKLIAYGEDREEAIDKMCRALDEYVIEGIKTTIPFHKMVLKSREFRAGKYSTNLVEHLFTSKR
- the bioD gene encoding dethiobiotin synthase; amino-acid sequence: MSKGEKTRGIFITGTGTGVGKTVVAAGIAAALRVRDISVGVMKPVHTGCMLDNERLVPEDSLFLARAAGSKDSEELITPFMFKEPAAPYAAAREHNIVIDINKIADCFNELCRRHDYVIVEGIGGVLVPVTKDFFVADLIKLLNIPVILVTRPDLGSINHTMLSIHCLKTKKINLSGIVISNCRAGSGNFAEKTFQDTIETLSDIPVIGTLPYITDLNMLICSDAMKSPDLFLKIADTLFDI
- the bioB gene encoding biotin synthase BioB, producing MREQIDTICEKALSGKGITHDEAEFILQIDNSCLSYLLALTERVRQTYNGSKIELCSVINARSGGCSEDCSFCTQSVYASSDAATYPLLSLDVILEGARSAKSNGAVKFCLATSGAGITNSRELDRLCDAAKKIRTEVGIEVCATLGAMSLEQMIAMKDAGLTRFHHNLETAESYFPSICTTHTYRDRIEQVAVAKEAGLSTCSGGIFGMGESIEQRVELAFALMELDADSVPVNFLMPPSGTALGHITPIEPAAALKTIAMLRLLMPDKEIRVCGGRMTALHDLHPLIFASGANGMMIGNYLTRSGREPHKDLQMLKDLGLTIESL
- the bioW gene encoding 6-carboxyhexanoate--CoA ligase; this translates as MSGAERLVNGDFVQVIPELLHQSISSYNMPDSIIFSVDTIDPSSVVYTPPLTIGTINSSRPEEAAAISSDILNMNGVSSPAIERAFYLLSTGPSPDRRNMRGAIIMDAATGERVEPDSSRGVRVTRADFTSDERLSIIKSLMEEGIFHRRVMDALAIATKVAVRNESVAELCWSDDPEYTTGYVASRNSGYMRMTNMKKRGNMIGGRVFFVNLQGFNLQEYIYYLEKQPVIIGGRVTP
- the bioF gene encoding 8-amino-7-oxononanoate synthase; the protein is MNIDNELLHELRELKDSHLLRVLKRVDSAQSSRIIIEGKEYINLCSNDYLGLADHPSLKEAVIESVKKYGTGAGASRLVSGNMELHETLEGATAQFKGTEDALLFNSGYMANTGIIQALASEGDAIFSDELNHASIIDGCRLSKAKVFIYRHKDAGHLRSLIMQTTEKGNRAYRRRIAVTESVFSMDGDIVPLNDIVKVIEEFEGILIVDDAHATGVLGRSGRGSFEHFGVNNSSHIQMGTYGKALGSFGAYAAGTSLLKNYLINKARTFIYTTALPPSVMAASIAALRILQNDEELLEVLWVTTRLFRDGLSALGYNTMQSETPIIPIYVGDTEKALRFSQRLFDEGIYAAPIRPPTVPEGGCRIRTTVTAAHSLEDIERSIEVFKNVGRELGLI
- the thiE gene encoding thiamine phosphate synthase, whose translation is MNRIKGIYLILDQQYTARDIISIAADAIDAGIDVLQYREKGLPKKDALCTAKRLRNLTSGTGIPFIINDDPALALAVDADGVHLGQDDIPVHVARRILGEDKIIGLSTHSYNEAMEAGSSGINYIGLGPIFNSGTKMVTEPLGPGVIRRVRNAISIPLIAIGGISNENIQDVIRCGADGAAVISAILSSSDIKKSVRNLKEKIRGLHGV
- a CDS encoding SDR family NAD(P)-dependent oxidoreductase — its product is MKKVAIITGASGGLGHALSLRFTEGGFAVAVHYYQNKKAADELVSMVRSNGGEAGLFYCDVRSSGDVTSMIDMIAERWGNIDVLINNAAISIDNLLIRTDQAEWENIIATNLTGSFYTIRAVSKYMMKKKKGHIINISSLVGLKGHAGQCAYSSAKAGLIGLTKSTALELGRFNIYVNAILPGFMKTAMTESIPEQDRDSIINSNALMMSQDISEVAEFVYHLSNMTRISGQVFNTDSRIL